The Coffea arabica cultivar ET-39 chromosome 3c, Coffea Arabica ET-39 HiFi, whole genome shotgun sequence genome contains a region encoding:
- the LOC113722573 gene encoding AAA-ATPase At3g50940 — translation MPSNIQIPSTKAIISAAASVTATAMLIRSFANDIIPQEFRHFFFTKVHQLFTAFSNEVILAIDEFDGLGQNQLFKAVEVYLGSILSPSTKRLRATLPQKEKKINVCMESNEELTQQFNGIQLKWRMVREQIQPRYVTMPGDYNSTMISEHRYYELIFHKKHKEMVIGEYLPYVLERSKAVEVEKKTLKLFMLGNDRMMGHSGNPWQSVNLDHPATIDTLAMDTDDKKMVINDLENFVRRKELYRKVGKAWKRGYLLFGPPGTGKSSLIAAIANYLKFDIYDLELTDIRTNSDLRRYLISTANQSILVVEDIDCSIELTNNRPKASRAPMHPHQYGQENRVTLSGLLNFIDGLWSSCGDERIIVFTTNHKDKLDPALLRPGRMDVHIYMSYCTPCGFKLLASNYLGITDHPLFLVVEQLMKVTKVTPAEVGEQLLKNGEPETALEGLIEFLEEKKKNVEFENHKSNQQAPEAAVPLELEEEGGNEGETNVISLEAIKDLVKMNKVSPDEVQVIKKDEADIILRGLIQLLPEKKETQELKIDSGSSAEKLSLT, via the exons ATGCCTTCAAACATCCAAATACCATCAACTAAAGCAATCATCTCTGCTGCTGCCTCTGTAACTGCCACAGCCATGCTTATTAGGTCCTTCGCCAATGATATCATCCCCCAGGAGTTCAGACACTTCTTCTTCACCAAAGTTCACCAGCTTTTCACAGCATTCTCCAATGAAGTCATCTTAGCCATCGATGAATTCGATGGCCTCGGCCAAAATCAACTCTTCAAGGCTGTAGAAGTTTACTTGGGATCCATTCTAAGTCCGTCCACCAAAAGGCTTCGAGCCACGTTgcctcaaaaagaaaagaaaatcaacgtTTGCATGGAAAGCAATGAAGAACTCACCCAACAATTTAACGGCATCCAGCTAAAATGGAGGATGGTTCGTGAGCAGATTCAACCGAGATACGTTACGATGCCTGGTGACTACAATTCAACTATGATATCTGAACACCGGtattatgaattaatctttCACAAGAAGCATAAGGAAATGGTTATTGGTGAGTACTTGCCTTATGTTTTGGAAAGATCCAAGGCTGTTGAAGTTGAAAAGAAGACACTGAAATTGTTTATGTTGGGAAATGATCGGATGATGGGACATAGTGGTAATCCGTGGCAATCAGTTAATCTTGATCATCCAGCCACAATTGACACGTTGGCGATGGATACAGATGATAAAAAGATGGTTATCAATGATCTTGAGAACTTTGTCCGAAGGAAAGAGCTTTATAGGAAAGTTGGGAAGGCATGGAAAAGAGGGTATTTGCTGTTTGGGCCACCAGGAACAGGGAAATCAAGTTTGATTGCAGCCATTgccaattatttaaaatttgatatCTATGACTTGGAGCTCACTGATATCAGGACCAACTCTGATCTGAGAAGGTATCTGATTTCAACAGCTAATCAGTCGATACTCGTCGTGGAGGACATTGATTGCTCGATTGAGCTCACGAACAACCGGCCAAAAGCATCAAGGGCACCTATGCACCCTCACCAATATGGTCAAGAAAACAGG GTTACCTTGTCTGGATTGCTGAACTTCATTGATGGACTATGGTCGAGCTGTGGGGATGAGCGCATCATAGTGTTTACAACTAATCATAAAGATAAGCTAGATCCAGCTTTATTGCGCCCTGGTCGTATGGATGTGCACATTTACATGTCGTATTGCACCCCGTGCGGTTTCAAATTGCTTGCTTCCAATTACCTTGGAATCACAGATCATCCACTCTTCTTGGTTGTTGAGCAGCTGATGAAAGTTACAAAGGTGACTCCTGCAGAGGTAGGGGAGCAGTTATTGAAGAATGGTGAGCCTGAAACTGCACTAGAAGGCCTGATTGAGTTCcttgaggaaaaaaagaaaaatgtcgaatttgaaaatcataaaagtAATCAACAAGCACCCGAAGCTGCAGTTCCCCTTGAGCTTGAGGAAGAAGGTGGAAATGAGGGAGAGACAAACGTAATCAGCCTTGAAGCAATCAAAGACCTGGTAAAGATGAATAAAGTGTCTCCTGATGAAGTTCAAGTGATCAAGAAGGATGAGGctgatattattttgagaggCTTGATTCAATTGCTTCCGGAGAAAAAGGAGACTCAAGAACTGAAAATAGACTCAGGATCTTCTGCTGAGAAACTCTCCCTGACCTGA
- the LOC140037815 gene encoding putative late blight resistance protein homolog R1B-8 gives MDKELHQRLLKNRYLVVFDDVWDIEVWNELRTAFPNDKNGSRIIFTSRFSNVASEFQDGGKPHYLHPLSEKESFKLLQKKVFGEEEKCPQALHELGMEIVKKCWGLPFAVVVVAGVLATIEHDILVWKKFAESFTSTMVSGTDQWKKSLELSYEHLPYHLKACLLYFAAFREDEKIGAKKLMRLWIAEGFVEKIEGKRSEDIAEEYLMDLIGRNLVMVGKNRSIGGVKTCYIHDLIFEFCKDEAKEKNFLQVLRGYDELSTFNEPPNLPRLSICSSGKDFMKSKLFCPCLSTLLFFDATPGYNKLKLLNISFLFCIYKHLKVLNLEGINLMLKELPAEVESLLCLRYLALRASEMEFIPPSIAKLSHLETFCLYSNEEVSLPDSIWNMKKLRHVCLWTGVVICVSSNDNVDENLSTLPNLDTLSCLCLYKEGENLLRRIPNVRRLTISDRQTGNEVFNMSRLECLESLTWLGYCSSGSWEHVKLSFPKNLKKLSLKALGLP, from the exons atggacaaggag CTCCATCAAAGGCTATTGAAGAATCGGTATCTTGTTGTTTTTGATGATGTCTGGGACATTGAGGTATGGAATGAGCTGAGAACTGCATTCCCCAATGACAAGAATGGAAGTAGAATCATCTTTACGAGTCGATTTTCTAATGTAGCTTCAGAGTTTCAAGATGGTGGAAAACCTCACTATCTTCACCCACTCAGTGAGAAAGAAAGTTTCAAATTGCTGCAGAAGAAGGTgtttggagaagaagaaaaatgtccTCAAGCATTGCATGAATTGGGAATGGAGATTGTCAAAAAGTGCTGGGGATTGCCATTTGCAGTTGTTGTTGTAGCTGGAGTCCTAGCAACTATAGAGCATGatattttggtttggaaaaagtttGCTGAAAGTTTTACTTCAACCATGGTGTCTGGTACAGACCAGTGGAAGAAGTCATTGGAGCTCAGTTATGAGCATTTACCATATCACTTGAAGGCATGCCTGCTGTATTTTGCTGCATTTCGAGAAGATGAAAAAATTGGTGCCAAGAAGTTGATGCGTCTCTGGATTGCAGAAGGGTTTGTggaaaaaattgaaggaaagagATCAGAGGATATTGCAGAAGAATATCTGATggacctaattggccgaaaccTAGTTATGGTAGGTAAGAACAGATCCATTGGTGGAGTCAAAACTTGTTACATTCACGATTTGATATTTGAGTTCTGTAAGGACGAGgcgaaagaaaagaattttcttcAGGTCCTGCGAGGATATGATGAGCTTTCTACCTTTAATGAGCCTCCCAACCTACCTCGGTTGTCCATTTGCTCCAGTGGCAAAGATTTTATGAAGTCAAAGCTATTTTGTCCATGTTTAAGTACTCTGCTATTCTTTGATGCTACTCCAGGATATAATAAGTTGAAGTTGCTTAATATCTCCTTCCTTTTTTGCATCTACAAACATCTTAAAGTTTTGAATTTAGAGGGCATTAACCTAATGTTGAAGGAGCTTCCAGCTGAAGTTGAATCACTTCTTTGTTTGAGGTACTTAGCCCTTAGAGCTTCGGAAATGGAATTCATTCCACCATCTATAGCCAAGCTCTCAcatttggaaaccttttgtctATATTCTAATGAGGAGGTTTCATTGCCAGATAGCATCTGGAACATGAAGAAGTTGAGgcatgtatgtttgtggactgGCGTTGTTATTTGTGTATCTTCCAACGACAACGTTGATGAAAACCTCTCCACTTTACCCAATTTAGACACACTCTCTTGTTTGTGTCTTTATAAAGAGGGAGAGAACTTATTGAGAAGGATTCCCAACGTTCGCCGACTTACAATTTCCGATCGTCAGACTGGAAATGAAGTGTTTAACATGAGTCGACTAGAATGCCTAGAGTCACTCACCTGGTTGGGCTATTGCTCCTCAGGTTCATGGGAACATGTTAAGCTTTCCTTTcccaagaatttgaagaagttgagtCTTAAAGCTCTGGGTCTTCCTTGA
- the LOC140037816 gene encoding putative late blight resistance protein homolog R1A-3, translating to MSLIEELPNLEVLKLRGRAMVGQRWELMEGGFPKLRVLTLEEVEVVEWTEADPDSGDYFPCLQQLNLKRIFYLETMPACLGSISTLETINVRSCRDGVESLVRKIEAAQEYNNGNENLKIISIGNICFFVLQLPEALEIVIGLAFFGAFVED from the exons ATGTCATTGATTGAAGAACTACCCAATCTTGAAGTCCTCAAATTAAGAGGCCGGGCAATGGTCGGCCAAAGATGGGAGCTGATGGAAGGAGGATTCCCTAAACTCAGGGTCTTGACTTTGGAAGAAGTAGAGGTTGTGGAGTGGACAGAGGCAGACCCTGACAGTGGTGATTACTTCCCGTGCCTTCAGCAATTaaatcttaaaagaattttttattTGGAAACGATGCCTGCTTGTTTAGGGAGTATATCTACTCTTGAAACAATTAATGTGAGATCTTGCAGAGATGGCGTCGAATCTTTAGTACGGAAAATTGAAGCAGCACAGGAATATAATAATGGAAATGAGAATTTGAAGATCATCAGCATAGGCAATAtctg CTTTTTTGTACTTCAGTTGCCT GAAGCTCTTGAGATTGTAATTGGTCTGGCTTTCTTTGGTgcttttgtggaagattga